The following are from one region of the Sardina pilchardus chromosome 4, fSarPil1.1, whole genome shotgun sequence genome:
- the zic5 gene encoding zinc finger protein ZIC 5 yields the protein MEPPLSKRNSAIRLADLAATQPLPHQNMTGFPGIGGHHPHSHHAHLHPGEMGNDPGVALTPFGPEHMAQTNALKLSPSQHIQSHPEAQTAASFTSSQTTVGFPVAHPHSGYTTSRDYILRRELSASAMHALGDQHSSASSPHHHGMFISPTGAYGHTEGGAHPLFTGLHDQAAPGAHHHALNGQMRLGLPGDIYGRPEHFGHRPEHYGPSSLHSYNSMNINVNIASAPHGATGAFLRYMRQPIKQELICKWIDQEQTSKKPCSKTFSTMHELVNHVTVEHVGGPEQSNHVCFWEECPREGKAFKAKYKLINHIRVHTGEKPFPCPFPGCGKVFARSENLKIHKRTHTGEKPFKCEFDGCDRKFANSSDRKKHSHVHTSDKPYYCKVRGCDKSYTHPSSLRKHMKVHCKSPPPPSANTGSTYHSSSTSLGDPLSDTHRSRSANLSPQVTNLNEWYVCQGSGGPNNLHTPSSDVPTSDSEDEDSYRHTDPRTML from the exons ATGGAGCCCCCTTTGAGCAAGAGGAATTCGGCGATAAGATTAGCGGATTTGGCAGCGACTCAACCCCTTCCTCATCAGAATATGACAGGCTTCCCGGGGATAGGGGGGCATCACCCTCACTCCCACCATGCCCACCTCCACCCTGGGGAGATGGGCAACGACCCCGGAGTGGCTCTCACTCCATTTGGACCCGAGCACATGGCACAGACAAATGCTCTCAAACTTAGCCCATCTCAGCACATTCAAAGCCATCCCGAAGCCCAGACCGCGGCATCTTTCACTTCTTCTCAGACCACAGTTGGTTTCCCCGTGGCTCACCCCCACTCAGGCTACACGACCAGCAGGGACTACATCCTCAGGAGAGAGCTCTCAGCCTCTGCTATGCATGCACTTGGCGACCAGCATAGTTCCGCCTCCTCCCCTCATCACCATGGCATGTTCATTTCCCCAACAGGTGCTTATGGGCACACGGAAGGTGGTGCCCATCCACTTTTTACTGGACTTCACGACCAAGCTGCCCCAGGTGCCCACCACCATGCTCTCAACGGGCAGATGCGCTTGGGTCTACCGGGGGACATCTATGGCAGGCCAGAACACTTCGGCCACAGGCCCGAGCACTATGGACCATCTTCACTCCACAGCTACAACTCCATGAACATAAATGTGAACATCGCTTCTGCTCCTCATGGAGCCACGGGGGCGTTTTTGAGGTACATGAGGCAGCCTATCAAGCAAGAGTTAATCTGTAAATGGATTGATCAGGAGCAAACTTCAAAGAAGCCCTGCTCCAAAACTTTCAGCACCATGCACGAGCTGGTGAACCATGTCACCGTGGAGCACGTCGGGGGACCGGAGCAGAGCAATCACGTCTGCTTCTGGGAGGAATGTCCACGCGAGGGCAAGGCTTTTAAGGCAAAGTATAAGCTGATAAATCACATTCGAGTTCACACGGGAGAAAAACCCTTTCCCTGCCCGTTCCCTGGCTGTGGAAAAGTGTTTGCGCGATCGGAAAACCTAAAAATTCACAAGAGGACACATACAG GAGAGAAACCTTTCAAATGTGAGTTTGACGGTTGTGACAGGAAATTTGCCAACAGCAGTGACAGGAAGAAGCACTCTCACGTCCATACGAGTGACAAGCCTTACTACTGCAAAGTAAGGGGCTGTGACAAGTCGTACACGCACCCCAGCTCCTTAAGGAAGCACATGAAAGTCCACTGCAAGTCTCCCCCGCCCCCTTCTGCCAACACCGGTTCGACATACCACTCCTCGTCCACGAGTCTCGGAGACCCTCTCTCCGATACCCATAGGAGTCGTTCGGCCAACCTTTCGCCTCAGGTTACCAACCTCAATGAATGGTACGTGTGCCAAGGGAGTGGTGGACCCAACAATCTCCACACACCTTCAAGCGATGTGCCAACGTCAGACTCGGAAGACGAGgactcttacagacacacagacccaagAACAATGCTCTAG